In the Leptolyngbya sp. SIO1E4 genome, one interval contains:
- a CDS encoding NUDIX hydrolase produces MPGKLQRKTADPLEEVCLADFKVGVDNVIFSVDTDQNRLLVLVVMRHEDPFLGSWSLPGTLVRQGESLEDAADRVLSEKIRVNNLYLEQLYTFGGPNRDPRESKDSFGMRYLSVSYFALVRFVEAELIADGVSGIAWYPLNRVPQLAFDHTEILAYGYQRLKNKLEYSPIAFEVLPEMFTLGDVYQLYVTVLGEGFSDYSNFRARLLKLGFLQDTGDKTSRGAGRPASLYRFDAEAFEPLKDRPMVFI; encoded by the coding sequence ATGCCCGGAAAGCTCCAAAGAAAAACTGCCGATCCATTAGAAGAAGTCTGCTTGGCAGACTTTAAGGTCGGGGTCGATAACGTCATCTTCTCAGTGGATACTGACCAAAACCGATTACTGGTACTAGTCGTCATGCGTCATGAAGATCCCTTTTTAGGCTCCTGGAGCCTGCCGGGGACCCTGGTACGCCAGGGAGAATCTTTAGAAGATGCCGCTGATCGTGTGCTCTCCGAAAAAATTCGAGTCAACAACCTTTACCTAGAACAGCTTTATACCTTTGGTGGCCCAAACCGCGATCCCCGTGAATCTAAAGATTCCTTTGGGATGCGCTATTTATCAGTGAGCTACTTTGCCCTCGTCCGCTTTGTGGAAGCTGAATTAATTGCCGATGGCGTCAGCGGCATTGCCTGGTATCCCTTGAATCGGGTCCCTCAACTTGCCTTCGACCATACTGAAATTCTGGCCTATGGTTACCAACGACTCAAAAACAAACTGGAGTACAGCCCGATCGCGTTTGAAGTATTGCCCGAAATGTTCACCCTGGGAGATGTGTATCAGCTCTATGTGACAGTATTGGGGGAAGGGTTTTCGGACTATTCCAACTTTCGGGCACGGCTGCTAAAACTGGGGTTTCTGCAAGATACTGGCGATAAAACTTCTCGGGGAGCGGGTCGCCCCGCCAGTCTTTATCGCTTCGATGCCGAGGCGTTTGAACCCCTTAAAGATAGGCCCATGGTTTTTATATAG
- a CDS encoding CPBP family intramembrane metalloprotease, whose product MDTEITPQFPPTLRRILLILMTLVVSVVMGSALVASWNEPQVASRLELYQTDLLLQATAWDGGNLSAEQEALLRQNLLGNEPLKDAQKAYESVRKTAIATLENNDSAAPVSPRLQSALAQQAELLDLLDLRLGILRAEQEDLEAALSDWLAVQERRSAGSLLWQTAEALSLLWQGEPVAPNSAQLFNETLNGWFQNRALEKFYDSTQAAEPLAQLQQAEIDNAERTLLMLAAVGGLPALGALLGAIILVLVGIQRLVKGSDSLLSQNRQRRWETPWTAETIALVLVGGFFFMGQLVVPVLISPFRGIFGGFGMRGQALYALTYYLMMSAGAIAVLFFAIRSYRPLPDGWFRFNFKNNWLGWGVGGYLAALPLMLTVSVVNQRLWQGQGGSNPLLQTVLEANDPVALGIFFTTAAIAAPLFEELLFRGFLLPSLTRYMPVSGAIVVSSFIFAAAHLSLSEVLPLMTLGIILGIVYTRSRTLLAPMLLHSAWNSITMLGLFLLGSSVN is encoded by the coding sequence ATGGATACAGAAATCACGCCCCAGTTTCCTCCGACTCTCCGTCGAATTCTTCTCATCCTCATGACCCTCGTTGTGAGCGTTGTGATGGGGAGTGCCCTGGTCGCTAGTTGGAATGAGCCGCAGGTTGCTAGCCGACTAGAGCTGTATCAAACCGATCTGCTACTGCAAGCCACAGCCTGGGATGGGGGCAATTTATCGGCTGAACAAGAGGCGTTGCTTCGCCAAAATCTTCTGGGAAATGAGCCGCTAAAGGATGCTCAGAAGGCGTATGAGTCTGTCCGTAAGACGGCGATCGCCACCCTGGAAAATAATGACTCAGCGGCTCCAGTCTCCCCTCGGTTGCAGAGTGCCCTGGCGCAACAAGCAGAATTGCTAGACCTTTTAGATTTGCGCCTCGGTATTTTGCGGGCTGAGCAGGAAGATTTGGAGGCGGCATTGAGTGATTGGCTAGCGGTGCAGGAGCGGCGCTCAGCAGGATCCCTGCTATGGCAAACGGCAGAAGCCCTCAGTTTGCTCTGGCAAGGCGAGCCGGTTGCCCCTAACAGCGCACAGCTGTTCAACGAAACCTTGAATGGGTGGTTTCAGAACCGGGCGCTAGAGAAATTTTACGATTCTACCCAGGCGGCTGAACCCCTAGCCCAGCTTCAGCAGGCGGAAATCGACAACGCAGAGCGAACGCTGCTCATGCTGGCTGCTGTGGGGGGCTTGCCAGCACTCGGGGCGCTGTTAGGGGCGATCATTCTGGTTTTAGTGGGCATACAGCGATTAGTCAAAGGCTCAGATTCACTGTTATCTCAGAACCGGCAGCGACGCTGGGAAACCCCTTGGACTGCGGAAACCATTGCGTTGGTGTTAGTGGGGGGCTTCTTCTTCATGGGGCAGCTGGTTGTGCCAGTATTGATCAGCCCCTTTCGCGGGATTTTTGGCGGGTTTGGCATGCGTGGACAAGCCCTCTACGCGCTGACCTACTACCTGATGATGTCAGCCGGGGCGATCGCGGTGCTCTTTTTTGCGATCCGGTCTTATCGACCGTTGCCAGACGGATGGTTTCGGTTTAATTTCAAAAACAATTGGCTAGGCTGGGGGGTTGGAGGATATTTGGCGGCACTGCCGCTGATGTTAACAGTGTCGGTGGTCAATCAACGGCTTTGGCAGGGGCAGGGGGGCAGCAACCCGCTGCTACAAACTGTCTTAGAAGCCAACGACCCCGTCGCTTTGGGTATTTTCTTCACCACCGCTGCGATCGCTGCCCCCCTGTTTGAAGAGCTCCTGTTTCGCGGGTTTCTCTTGCCCTCACTGACTCGCTATATGCCCGTATCGGGGGCGATCGTGGTTAGCAGTTTTATCTTTGCAGCAGCGCATCTGAGCCTATCAGAAGTCTTGCCGTTGATGACGCTGGGCATCATTTTGGGAATTGTTTATACGCGATCGCGCACGCTATTAGCGCCCATGCTGCTCCATAGTGCCTGGAACAGTATTACGATGCTGGGGCTATTTTTGTTGGGCAGCAGTGTGAATTGA
- a CDS encoding pyridoxal phosphate-dependent aminotransferase — MELANRAITVTPSMTLAISAKAKAMKAEGLDVCSFSAGEPDFDTPDHIKAAAKKALDDGKTRYGPAAGEPALRAAIAQKLQKDNGLNYQAENVIVTNGGKHSLYELMMVAIDPGDEVIIPSPYWVSYPEMVKLAGGVPVIVPTTVESGYKITPSQLSKAITPRTKLFVLNSPSNPTGMVYTPDEIRALATVIVAADIHVVSDEIYEKILYGDAQHLSIGAVSPEAFARTIISNGFAKAYAMTGWRVGYLAGPKPLIVAMNTLQSQSTSNVCTFAQFGAIAAIEGSQDCVETMRRAFEKRRASILERVRGIPGLTAPQPDGAFYICVNIVDLGLPSLDFCHTLLEEKYVATIPGVAFGAEGTIRISYATDMTTIHEGMDRLEAFVRARL, encoded by the coding sequence ATGGAACTGGCAAATCGAGCGATCACCGTTACGCCATCGATGACATTGGCAATTTCTGCAAAAGCTAAAGCGATGAAAGCAGAGGGTCTTGATGTCTGTAGTTTCAGTGCTGGCGAACCTGACTTTGATACGCCTGACCACATCAAAGCAGCCGCTAAGAAAGCACTTGACGATGGCAAAACCCGCTATGGCCCCGCGGCGGGTGAGCCTGCCCTGAGAGCGGCGATCGCCCAAAAGCTGCAAAAAGATAACGGCTTAAATTATCAAGCTGAAAATGTCATTGTCACCAATGGTGGCAAACACTCCCTATACGAGCTGATGATGGTTGCCATCGATCCAGGGGATGAGGTGATTATTCCCTCTCCCTATTGGGTCAGCTATCCCGAAATGGTGAAGTTGGCGGGGGGGGTGCCGGTGATTGTGCCAACCACCGTGGAGAGCGGCTACAAAATTACTCCCTCGCAGCTGAGCAAGGCCATTACGCCTCGCACGAAGCTGTTTGTCCTGAATTCCCCGTCGAACCCAACGGGGATGGTCTACACGCCGGATGAGATTCGGGCTTTAGCCACGGTTATTGTCGCTGCAGATATTCATGTCGTCTCCGACGAAATTTACGAAAAGATTCTCTATGGCGATGCCCAGCACCTCAGCATTGGGGCAGTGAGTCCTGAAGCCTTTGCGCGCACCATTATCAGCAATGGCTTTGCCAAGGCCTACGCCATGACTGGTTGGCGAGTGGGCTATCTGGCTGGCCCGAAACCGTTAATTGTGGCGATGAACACCCTGCAGAGCCAAAGCACCTCTAATGTGTGTACGTTCGCTCAATTTGGTGCGATCGCAGCCATTGAAGGATCCCAGGATTGCGTCGAAACCATGCGGCGAGCGTTTGAAAAAAGACGTGCCAGTATCCTGGAACGTGTGCGTGGAATTCCTGGACTGACGGCCCCGCAACCAGATGGAGCGTTCTATATCTGCGTCAACATTGTGGATTTGGGCCTTCCTTCCTTAGACTTTTGCCACACCCTCCTGGAAGAAAAGTACGTGGCCACGATTCCAGGGGTTGCGTTTGGGGCTGAAGGCACTATTCGTATCTCCTATGCCACTGATATGACCACCATTCATGAGGGTATGGACCGCCTAGAAGCCTTTGTGCGGGCTCGTCTGTAG
- a CDS encoding nicotinate-nucleotide adenylyltransferase has product MRIALFGTSADPPHRGHCEILRWLATQFNQVAVWASDNPFKAHQSPLGDRAAMLRLMIRDIPAVEGRIALHEEFSHSRSLISVERARDRWPEAELTLVVGSDLVRQLPRWYKAGELFQQVRILVVPRPGYDLSDHDLMEVRQQGGDITVANIPETFDVSSTYYRQTDDPKALPTAVKAYIDKKNLYPCPESSKEKLPIH; this is encoded by the coding sequence ATGCGTATTGCTCTATTCGGAACTAGTGCAGACCCGCCTCATCGGGGCCATTGTGAGATTTTGCGATGGTTGGCAACCCAGTTTAATCAGGTTGCTGTTTGGGCCTCAGATAATCCCTTTAAGGCGCATCAGAGTCCCCTGGGAGATCGCGCTGCCATGTTACGTCTGATGATCCGCGATATTCCTGCTGTGGAAGGACGCATCGCCCTCCACGAAGAATTTAGCCATTCTCGTTCGTTGATCAGCGTGGAGCGAGCACGGGATCGCTGGCCTGAGGCAGAATTGACCTTAGTTGTCGGTTCAGACTTGGTTCGTCAATTGCCTCGTTGGTACAAAGCTGGGGAACTTTTTCAACAGGTGCGTATTTTGGTTGTACCCCGTCCCGGCTATGACCTATCAGACCATGATTTGATGGAAGTACGGCAGCAGGGAGGTGACATTACGGTCGCAAACATTCCCGAAACGTTCGACGTCTCGTCGACGTATTACCGTCAGACCGATGATCCCAAAGCCTTGCCCACTGCGGTCAAAGCCTATATTGATAAAAAAAATTTATATCCATGCCCGGAAAGCTCCAAAGAAAAACTGCCGATCCATTAG
- the petN gene encoding cytochrome b6-f complex subunit PetN, with product MDILTLGWVSLLVVFTFSISMVVWGRNGF from the coding sequence ATGGATATTTTGACGCTGGGTTGGGTTTCTTTGCTAGTCGTATTTACCTTTTCGATCTCCATGGTAGTTTGGGGTCGCAACGGCTTCTAG
- a CDS encoding alpha/beta fold hydrolase produces the protein MIKFRSKTRLVFVQIGFLAWGTLVLGTIALGILQTQRLFNIWRLPLLPLGVGLASIGLIAFLLAGLTTRGSRTYILFFLGILLVLVNGLAYFGAYTLTHFNDSLLPGLAFAPKPENARKPSAFGLDYATDRITINEEEWLEAWRIPVYEEAQGTVLLFPGNGGNKAHQLMVPAQVFHELGYYALMVDFRGQGGSSGNSTTLGMRESEDVAYAVQHAEAIGLPKPYVLYGVSLGSAAILKAVDAGLQPDAMVLELPFAYLMRAVRTRMRAQEMPSFGMAELLVFWGSLQHGHNGFRHNPVRYAKSVTAPAIVLHGEKDRWTTLADIEKVYQNLQGPKKLVVFPDAGHNLLVTIDRERWTENVQDFLNANMK, from the coding sequence ATGATCAAGTTTCGTTCCAAAACCCGCTTGGTCTTTGTCCAAATTGGGTTCTTAGCCTGGGGAACGTTGGTTTTAGGGACGATCGCCCTCGGCATTCTGCAAACCCAAAGGCTGTTTAACATCTGGCGTTTGCCCTTGCTCCCGCTAGGGGTGGGGCTTGCCAGCATCGGCCTGATCGCCTTTCTCTTAGCCGGGCTGACGACGCGAGGCAGTCGTACCTACATCCTCTTCTTTTTAGGGATTTTATTGGTGCTCGTGAATGGATTAGCGTACTTTGGCGCGTATACGCTGACCCACTTCAATGATTCTCTGTTACCTGGGTTGGCCTTTGCTCCCAAACCAGAAAACGCCCGAAAACCTTCAGCATTTGGCCTCGACTATGCCACCGATCGCATCACCATCAATGAGGAAGAATGGCTAGAAGCTTGGCGCATTCCCGTGTATGAAGAAGCTCAGGGAACGGTGTTACTGTTTCCCGGCAATGGGGGGAATAAGGCCCACCAACTGATGGTTCCGGCCCAGGTATTTCATGAATTGGGCTATTACGCCCTGATGGTTGACTTTCGGGGGCAAGGGGGGTCTAGTGGCAACAGCACCACCCTGGGCATGAGAGAAAGTGAAGATGTTGCCTATGCCGTGCAACATGCAGAAGCCATTGGCCTGCCCAAACCTTATGTTCTGTACGGTGTCTCCCTCGGAAGCGCGGCTATTTTGAAAGCCGTTGATGCTGGTCTGCAACCCGATGCCATGGTTTTAGAGCTGCCGTTTGCTTATCTCATGAGAGCTGTCAGAACCCGGATGCGAGCACAGGAGATGCCTAGTTTTGGGATGGCAGAACTGCTGGTTTTTTGGGGGAGTCTGCAGCACGGCCATAACGGCTTTAGGCATAATCCTGTGAGATATGCGAAGTCGGTCACAGCCCCAGCCATTGTGCTTCATGGCGAAAAAGATCGTTGGACCACCCTCGCAGATATTGAAAAGGTTTACCAGAACTTACAAGGCCCTAAGAAACTTGTGGTGTTTCCAGATGCCGGGCATAATTTGCTGGTCACCATCGACCGAGAACGCTGGACTGAGAATGTGCAAGACTTTCTCAACGCCAATATGAAATAG
- a CDS encoding NAD+ synthase yields the protein MNIAIAQLNPTIGDIVGNAQQILAAAKAAHAQGARLLLTPELSLCGYPPRDLVLRPSFVTLMQQTLQRIAKDLPAGLTALVGTVEPNPHAGIVGEKPLYNSMALLEAGQVKATFHKRLLPTYDVFDDDRYFESGTDPNHFVWESFEGEVVHIGVTICEDLWNDEGFWGQRAYPVNPTAELLAAGVDLVVNLSGSPYTVGKQQLREKMIRHAVQQHNCPIVYVNQVGSNDNLIFDGCSVSFNRQGDVVSRAKGFETALQMVTYDPQQKDLQTSEIAPLITDANAEMWSALVLGVQDYARKCGFSKAVIGLSGGVDSALVAAIATAALGAENVLGVLMPSPYSSDHSICDAEALVQNLGIHQEKLPIGGLMAAYDQTLETLFADTEFGVAEENIQSRIRGNLLMAIANKFGHLLLSTGNKSEMAVGYCTLYGDMNGGLAVIADVPKTRVYRLCHWLNQHPHAVLSPSSAHLPRTVIPSNILTKPPSAELKPGQIDQDSLPSYDVLDDILERLVQRHEAVHDIVAAGHDLQVVEKVIRLMSRAEFKRRQAPPVLKVTDRAFGTEWRMPIASRWCLNFATSENSKSVVAPATSSR from the coding sequence ATGAACATCGCGATCGCACAGCTCAACCCGACCATTGGTGACATCGTTGGCAATGCTCAACAGATCTTAGCGGCGGCTAAAGCGGCTCATGCACAAGGGGCACGGCTGCTACTAACGCCAGAACTCTCGCTGTGCGGCTATCCACCCCGAGATCTGGTGCTGCGGCCTAGCTTTGTAACGCTCATGCAGCAAACCCTGCAGCGGATTGCTAAAGACTTACCGGCGGGTCTCACCGCTTTGGTGGGCACTGTCGAGCCGAACCCCCATGCTGGGATTGTCGGAGAAAAGCCCCTCTATAACAGCATGGCGTTGTTAGAAGCAGGGCAGGTTAAGGCAACGTTTCATAAGCGGCTGTTGCCCACCTACGATGTGTTTGACGACGACCGCTACTTCGAATCGGGCACTGACCCCAACCACTTTGTCTGGGAGAGTTTTGAGGGAGAGGTAGTTCACATTGGCGTCACGATTTGCGAGGACCTTTGGAACGATGAAGGCTTTTGGGGGCAGCGAGCTTATCCGGTGAATCCGACGGCTGAGCTGTTAGCCGCTGGGGTGGACTTGGTCGTCAACTTATCGGGGTCACCCTACACCGTTGGCAAACAGCAGCTCCGTGAAAAGATGATTCGCCATGCGGTGCAGCAGCACAATTGCCCGATTGTGTATGTGAATCAGGTCGGGAGCAACGACAATCTGATTTTTGATGGATGCAGCGTGTCTTTTAATCGTCAAGGAGACGTGGTCAGTCGGGCCAAGGGGTTTGAAACTGCGCTGCAGATGGTGACCTATGATCCTCAACAAAAGGACTTACAAACGTCAGAGATAGCCCCCCTCATAACAGATGCGAATGCTGAGATGTGGTCGGCTCTGGTGCTTGGGGTGCAGGACTACGCTCGTAAATGTGGCTTCAGCAAGGCAGTTATTGGCCTCAGTGGAGGGGTCGATTCTGCGTTGGTGGCCGCGATCGCCACGGCTGCTCTGGGGGCAGAAAATGTTCTAGGCGTTCTGATGCCCTCTCCTTACAGTTCTGACCACTCCATCTGCGATGCCGAAGCCCTGGTGCAAAATCTAGGTATTCACCAAGAGAAACTCCCCATTGGCGGTCTGATGGCAGCCTATGACCAAACCCTAGAGACGCTCTTTGCAGACACTGAGTTTGGGGTGGCTGAAGAAAATATCCAGTCTCGGATTCGGGGCAACTTGCTGATGGCGATCGCGAATAAATTTGGCCATCTGCTGCTCTCCACCGGCAATAAATCGGAAATGGCGGTCGGTTATTGCACCCTCTATGGGGACATGAACGGGGGGCTCGCAGTCATTGCAGACGTACCCAAAACCCGTGTCTATCGTCTCTGTCACTGGCTCAATCAACATCCCCACGCAGTCCTGTCGCCATCGAGTGCCCACTTGCCAAGGACAGTCATTCCCAGCAACATTCTCACGAAACCCCCTAGTGCTGAGCTTAAGCCAGGGCAGATTGATCAAGATTCTCTGCCCAGCTATGACGTTTTGGATGATATTTTGGAGCGCTTGGTGCAGCGCCATGAGGCTGTCCACGATATTGTGGCTGCTGGCCACGATCTGCAAGTAGTCGAGAAGGTAATTCGGCTGATGTCTCGGGCTGAATTTAAGCGTCGCCAAGCCCCCCCCGTTCTCAAGGTGACCGATCGCGCCTTTGGTACAGAGTGGCGTATGCCGATCGCGAGTCGCTGGTGTCTTAACTTTGCAACCAGCGAGAACTCAAAGTCTGTCGTTGCTCCAGCAACGTCTAGTAGGTGA
- a CDS encoding 16S rRNA (cytosine(967)-C(5))-methyltransferase: protein MSDLLPALLTARHLAFDALKEIYRGGYADVVLNRCLQQRSLSALDRQFATELVYGTVRRQRTLDSLIDQLGKKKAHQQPLDLRIILHLGLYQLRYLTQVPESAAVNTSVDLVKAVGKGKLSGVVNGILRQYVRLQQATPDPLVLPSDRIQALACRHSYPDWIVALWQRQLGWEATDALCEWFNRPPVIDLRVNRLKISVDNLAEKFAASGLETQRLPGLPQLLRLVQHAGSIRQLPGYEEGWWMVQDASAQLVSALMNPQPGEVIIDACAAPGGKTTHLAELMSDQGMIWACDRTTSRLNKVKQNFNRLGLTSIKPFTGDSTTIARFAGQGDRVLVDAPCSGLGTLHRHADARWRQTPQTVAELAVLQAKLLAQAATWVKPDGILVYATCTLHPAENETQITQFLATHPTWKILPPEPEDPIAAYATPQGWMKIWPHHHHMDGFFMVRLGRRGE, encoded by the coding sequence GTGTCTGATTTGTTGCCTGCTCTATTAACCGCCCGACACCTAGCCTTCGACGCTTTAAAGGAGATTTATCGTGGCGGATATGCCGATGTTGTGCTGAATCGGTGTTTACAGCAGCGCTCCTTAAGTGCGCTTGATCGGCAATTTGCGACAGAGCTCGTCTATGGCACCGTTCGTCGTCAGCGCACTCTAGATTCCCTGATTGACCAGTTGGGGAAGAAGAAAGCGCACCAGCAACCGCTAGACTTACGCATTATTTTGCATCTGGGGCTATATCAGCTGCGGTATTTGACGCAGGTGCCAGAGTCAGCAGCCGTCAATACCAGCGTTGATTTGGTCAAGGCGGTGGGCAAGGGGAAGCTGTCTGGCGTTGTGAACGGTATTTTGCGCCAGTATGTTCGCCTCCAGCAGGCAACACCGGATCCTCTGGTATTGCCCAGCGATCGCATCCAGGCGCTTGCCTGCCGCCATAGCTACCCCGACTGGATTGTGGCCCTATGGCAGCGTCAGTTAGGCTGGGAGGCCACAGACGCTCTGTGTGAATGGTTTAATCGGCCCCCTGTCATCGACCTACGGGTCAATCGGCTCAAAATATCGGTAGACAACTTAGCTGAGAAGTTTGCCGCCTCAGGTCTTGAAACGCAGCGATTGCCAGGACTGCCTCAGCTTTTGCGCCTGGTTCAACATGCAGGGTCGATTCGCCAACTGCCAGGGTATGAGGAAGGATGGTGGATGGTTCAGGATGCCAGCGCTCAGCTGGTGAGTGCTCTGATGAATCCGCAGCCAGGGGAAGTGATCATCGATGCCTGTGCGGCACCTGGAGGGAAGACGACCCATTTAGCGGAGCTGATGAGTGACCAGGGGATGATATGGGCGTGCGATCGCACAACTTCTCGATTGAACAAGGTGAAGCAAAACTTTAACCGGCTGGGGCTAACCAGTATCAAGCCCTTTACCGGTGATAGTACGACGATTGCCCGCTTTGCAGGGCAGGGCGATCGGGTGTTAGTGGATGCCCCCTGTTCCGGCTTGGGCACCCTACATCGCCACGCCGATGCTCGCTGGCGACAAACTCCCCAAACCGTTGCAGAGCTGGCTGTCTTGCAGGCAAAACTGCTGGCACAGGCCGCAACCTGGGTCAAGCCTGACGGTATTCTGGTGTACGCCACCTGCACCCTGCATCCCGCTGAAAATGAAACCCAGATCACGCAGTTTTTAGCCACCCACCCGACGTGGAAAATCCTGCCCCCAGAACCAGAAGACCCCATTGCTGCTTACGCCACCCCTCAAGGATGGATGAAAATCTGGCCTCACCACCATCACATGGATGGTTTCTTTATGGTGCGATTGGGGCGGAGAGGGGAATAG
- a CDS encoding copper-translocating P-type ATPase, translating into MVKAPPQPASNAPNQAADGAPAAQSFVLNVSGMKCAGCVRAVEKQLTACEGVVSATVNLVTEVAVVETTANPAVNPSILVERLTRSGFPTQLRAEDDRAVDAGLTDWLDRKQQEKRAQLRRLAIALVLLALSTVGHLKHFGWVSIPILSDLWFHFALATAALLLPAREILADGWQGARRGAPNMNTLVALGTLTAYGASVVALLFPRLGWECFFDEPVMLLSFILLGRTLEQRARFRATDALRSLMALQPAKARLIATPELEGGGQPGVEIPASLVQVGEWLRVLPGETIPADGVVEAGQTTVDESMLTGESLPVSKQPGATLVAGTLNQTGAIALKVTGTGSDTVLSQMIRLVESAQTRKAPIQRLADIISGYFTYGVLTLATLAFLFWYFMGLSLWPGVMESALGPIHAHHEMTLQSSALLVSLKLAIAVLVIACPCALGLATPTAILVGSGMGAERGLLIRGGDVLEALSQVDTVVFDKTGTLTTGTPTVTSCQSWHDSYAEADFLSIAAAVESGTQHPLAIAIQQAAQQQGLDVPPATDFQTQVGLGVAATVTWQEQPQRVWLGNETWLTEQGIAIPPAAQQAMGQVSPGHTAIYGAVADQVVGILAVADEVRADATKTIQALQHIGISVHMLTGDRAPVATAVAQTVGISPAQVAAEVLPADKAQTIADLQAQGHTVALVGDGINDAPALAQADAGISLSSGTDIAAEAADVVLMGDRLIDVVEALSLGRATVAKIRQNLVWAFAYNLIGIPAAAGVFLPAYGLSLSPAVAGGLMAFSSVTVVFNSLLLKTHRPYFI; encoded by the coding sequence ATGGTCAAAGCTCCTCCGCAACCCGCTTCTAACGCGCCCAATCAGGCTGCTGACGGTGCGCCTGCGGCCCAGTCTTTTGTACTTAATGTGAGTGGGATGAAGTGTGCAGGCTGCGTGCGGGCAGTGGAAAAGCAGCTAACCGCTTGTGAAGGGGTTGTCTCGGCGACAGTGAATTTGGTGACCGAGGTGGCTGTGGTGGAAACGACCGCCAATCCGGCGGTTAACCCCAGTATCCTGGTGGAGCGCTTGACGCGGTCGGGGTTTCCAACCCAACTGCGCGCTGAGGATGATCGCGCCGTTGATGCAGGGTTAACCGATTGGCTAGACCGCAAGCAGCAGGAAAAGCGTGCGCAGCTCAGACGACTCGCGATCGCCCTGGTGCTGCTAGCCCTCTCTACCGTGGGGCACCTGAAGCACTTTGGCTGGGTCTCAATTCCGATTTTGAGTGACCTGTGGTTCCACTTTGCTCTGGCAACGGCAGCGTTGCTGTTACCTGCCCGCGAAATTTTAGCTGACGGCTGGCAGGGAGCACGGCGAGGGGCACCGAACATGAATACCCTGGTGGCCCTGGGGACGCTCACCGCCTATGGGGCCAGCGTGGTGGCGTTGCTATTTCCGCGCTTGGGCTGGGAGTGCTTCTTTGATGAGCCTGTGATGCTACTCAGCTTTATTTTGCTGGGACGTACGCTAGAGCAGCGCGCTCGGTTTCGGGCAACGGATGCCCTGCGATCGCTGATGGCACTGCAACCGGCTAAGGCTCGGCTAATTGCAACCCCCGAGTTGGAAGGGGGAGGGCAGCCAGGGGTGGAGATTCCGGCCAGTTTGGTTCAGGTTGGAGAATGGCTGCGGGTGCTGCCGGGGGAAACAATCCCTGCTGATGGGGTCGTAGAGGCTGGGCAAACCACAGTAGACGAATCCATGCTGACGGGGGAATCGCTGCCGGTGAGCAAGCAGCCAGGGGCAACGCTGGTAGCCGGGACACTCAATCAAACAGGGGCGATCGCTCTCAAGGTGACGGGCACCGGCAGCGACACGGTCTTGTCCCAGATGATTCGCTTAGTCGAGTCAGCCCAGACCCGCAAAGCCCCTATCCAACGATTGGCAGATATTATTTCTGGCTACTTTACCTACGGCGTGCTGACCCTGGCTACCCTGGCATTTTTATTCTGGTATTTTATGGGGCTTTCCCTCTGGCCTGGGGTCATGGAGAGTGCGTTAGGACCTATCCATGCTCACCACGAGATGACCCTGCAGTCATCGGCTCTCTTGGTCAGCCTGAAATTGGCGATCGCAGTGCTGGTGATTGCCTGCCCCTGTGCCTTGGGCTTAGCCACACCCACGGCCATTTTGGTCGGGTCTGGGATGGGGGCTGAGCGGGGCTTGCTGATTCGAGGGGGCGATGTCTTAGAGGCGTTGAGTCAGGTAGACACGGTTGTCTTCGATAAAACCGGAACGCTGACCACAGGCACTCCAACCGTGACCAGTTGCCAGAGCTGGCATGACAGCTATGCAGAAGCCGACTTCCTGAGCATTGCCGCTGCCGTGGAAAGTGGCACTCAGCATCCCCTCGCAATTGCCATTCAGCAGGCGGCCCAGCAACAAGGACTTGACGTCCCCCCCGCGACTGATTTCCAGACCCAGGTGGGGCTTGGGGTGGCAGCGACGGTTACCTGGCAGGAGCAGCCACAGCGGGTATGGCTCGGCAACGAGACCTGGCTCACGGAGCAAGGCATTGCCATCCCACCAGCAGCGCAACAGGCAATGGGGCAAGTCTCGCCGGGGCACACAGCGATTTATGGTGCCGTCGCAGATCAGGTGGTGGGGATCCTCGCGGTTGCAGATGAAGTCCGAGCCGATGCGACCAAAACGATTCAGGCATTACAACACATCGGCATTTCGGTTCATATGCTGACGGGCGATCGTGCCCCAGTGGCCACCGCTGTAGCGCAAACTGTTGGCATTTCACCCGCCCAGGTTGCCGCCGAGGTCTTGCCTGCAGACAAGGCTCAGACCATCGCCGACTTACAGGCCCAGGGGCATACGGTAGCCCTGGTTGGAGATGGCATTAACGATGCCCCAGCCTTAGCTCAGGCCGATGCGGGTATTAGCTTGAGTTCTGGCACCGATATTGCGGCTGAGGCAGCCGACGTGGTGCTCATGGGCGATCGTCTGATCGATGTCGTAGAAGCTCTTAGCCTAGGTCGGGCAACCGTTGCTAAAATTCGTCAAAATCTGGTTTGGGCCTTTGCCTATAACCTAATAGGTATTCCGGCAGCAGCGGGAGTTTTCTTGCCAGCCTATGGACTGAGCCTGAGCCCAGCGGTGGCAGGCGGGTTAATGGCCTTTAGCTCAGTCACCGTTGTATTTAACTCTCTGCTGCTGAAGACCCACCGTCCTTATTTCATTTGA